The Sesamum indicum cultivar Zhongzhi No. 13 linkage group LG6, S_indicum_v1.0, whole genome shotgun sequence genomic interval GAACTCGTTATGGTACATACTTGGATCACATTATATGCAGCTAAAAGAACTCCGACCACATTTAACAGTAGTTGGCCATTTATTGTTCAAAACCGCCTGTTTGTTTCAGTAGTTGGCCATTTATTGTTCAAAACCGCCTGTTTGTTTTCGGTCCAAACGCCCGCCCTCTTGCCAATTTAAGGAATAAAGTGGGGAGGTTTAGGTTATCGTCGTCCCCTACATATATCATTGGCTGTGGTATCACAAACCTGGTAAGCAGACAATACCAGCGACGAAGAGTTTAAGTCTAATGTTCATGAAactgtaatttctttttcccctaaaaaacataaaataataatgataaaatatcatatgaaATAAACTTCTTCCTTAACACAGTGAAGGAGTATCTGGATAGTTAGGCATCTAGTAAATATTTGGTCAGAAAACTGCCACGAGAGAGAGCAAGTTCCCTCGCAAACCTGGGCAGCCAGGACCAATTCCCACAACCTACTCTAATTTCATATTACAGACTTCTCTACTAGTAAAAGCATGTTTATGCCGTAAAAGTAGACAAATTTATGAGCCAACATACTGTACAATTGAGTGATGCCACTACAGAATTTGAGGCAGCCATCTATCTCAGTTTGAACGCTGAAAGGGGCGAGAACCTACAAATATACAGGCATTCGCCACCATCCTTGATAACATTTTCCAATTTCCAAAACCGTTGGAATATCAGTACTACTGTGGAGACATATCATCATCCATTGACGTGATCATTTGTACATCTGTTTCCTCAGGTGTTCCTCTCCTCAGTTGAGTACCCATGGAATCACCTATCAGATACATTGATTTACTCGATGTTCATGCAACAAGTCTTAACTAGCAAATCCAATCTTGAACATGCATCTTACCAAATATAGAATCAATTGATGGTCGACTTGGTGATGTACTTCTCGAATGATCTGCAGCTTAAACTCAATATAAGGATTTTCTATGCATATAgaacaattttttcaatataaaaaataataataaaagtcaGAAACAGTCTCTAAATATTaggtaaattgttttttgaaatagaATGTTCAGGTAGCAGTCATTTCGAGAGACGTGAAAATGAAGTACTATGTGTAGGGAGCACTTTGTTGAAAATATCTGCTGAGGTGTATATGTCTAAGCCAGGTCTagcagatatatatatatatatatacagaaaacTCAGGGGTAATCCAAATCCTTGCCTGATGAATATCGCAGTGCCTTGACAGCATCAAAGTTCTTGTATGTATAGCCCACAAAACTTAAATCTTTTGGAGTAAGATGCATCTGCTTGATTAAACATGAGTAAAAAAGTCATTTACCTTGCTCATTCCTAAGCATAAGAAAAGTAAATCATTAGAGGAAAGAAGATCATCTTATGATAACAGCATTCAGAAAATTGCCAGAACaagcaaaatcaaaatgaagcacataatacataaatagCAGGATTGTGCAAcaaataaacttaatataCATAAAGAAAGCAAAACCTTTCGTGAGGGTCCTGAGCCAGATCTTGTTGGTGTTGGAGGATCCAACTGTAAAAGACAATGAGAAAATTGCATCAGTAAGTCTACTAAAAATAGAAGAGACTACAGAAAGCACTTGGCATAGGAACATCAAAGACACTGAAAGATGATAATTGTATTCAAGAACGCGGCACATGTTCAACGAAAACACAATAGTAGAAAATATGTAACCGGTTCACTACTAAAGACGTCTTCAAAACTTGAGATATCCCATTATATTCCAAGTCTTAGCATGGACGAAATTTCTTCGCGCAGATTCACAGTACAAATCAGAAAATCACTGGgtaaaacagaaaaaggaagaatCCATTGCGCTTACTCCATAggtctaaaattaaataagaatcactataatttgatatttgtgaGTATTTGTCTTAATTGTAGCATAGATAgcataaaatgtaataaagcAAAGATATTAGGGTATACTTCATCAAACTTCATAAAGTTCTGGGTGTCCAGCTCCCCATTAACCTCTGGTTTAAAGGCTGCTTCCATTTCATATAGTTTATCCCATTCAATATCAGCAAACCAAGGGTGTGCCTGCATGCattcgttcaaaatttaagtgACAGAAGAGGGGGGACAGTGAAGAATTATGTAACACCCAACAACCACAAACTACCTTTATCTGGGCTGCGCCTCCAGTTCCAAGCCTATGTTCCACATCACAGAGTAACCTACAGATGAGATCTTTTGCCTCGGGGCTCAATTTGGTATCTTCAGGAAATCTCAGGTGATTTCTCCAATGAACAATCTGGCAAGTATTTGTTAACCGTATCAGATTGCAGATGCATCAACAATAATTCTAATTCGTAAAGAAATATGTTGACATTTCCATTTTATTATATAGCTAAAGGCCCACAGGCAACTTTTGTGTGATAAACCAACAGAATTTACAACAGTTAGCAAATGGCTGATACCATTCTTGTTCTCACTCTTGCTAAAGATGAACATACACCAGCAAAACACTTTGTGAATGTCATGCATTCATAAAACTCTCTCAGCTCAAGGAAGCCATGatcacatacatatattttgtatgGTGGCAATTCTACATCTCTTCGATTAACTTAAAAGACACAGACAGCAAATGGGTTATTCAAAGGACAATAAGCATTTATCAATGTACTCTGCTGAAAAATGTGAGGACAAGCAGCCGCAAGCAGTTGTGAGTACGTGGGGCATAGTGACTTGGTATTTGGTCTTTCAGATCAATGTGGCAATCCTCCAGAGAGTGGGCAGATGCAGAATCAACCTAAGAACGGTTTCGTGCAATTTTGAGGAAGTTTATGACTAAGACATTAGGACATTGAAAAATTAGCATGCACTTGTGCAATTTCAGCGGCTCTTAGCGCATTGtatatacaattatacatATCTTCCAGTTATTGCATTTAAAGATGTAGACATGTTGTAGTACTAGAGAGCCATCAAGATCAGAGAAAACAATTGAGTTGACATTATACACAAAAAGATATACCTTCCTGCAAGTGGTCATAGGATCATCAGAATAAAATGGGGGGTAGCCAACAAGCATCTCATACATAATTGCGCCCAGTGACCACCTGCATGCATGTGGTAGTAAAAGTGTATAAGAGACCAACAGATTAGCACAAGTTTCCACCTTCTGTGGCTTCTAGTTCATAATGCAGTATAGAGAACATAGACTTGTCAAAGGGTAGGGTAGGGTCTTACCCTTCCCATAACTTTCATACCCATACCCTATTCAATGGGTAGAGACCCCTACCCTACCCTAGACCCCATTAAGTAAGCGGGTATGGGTAGGGGTCTAATACCCTAAAATACCCATTGGTATGGGTAAAGGTTTAGTAATAACTCAAATTTAactttctaataaaattaattgaaactTAACTTGACGACCCTAAGAGAATGCATGTAGCCCTGAATGCTAAAGTCATTGCTAACACTTCATTATATAGATTCAAGCATCAACATGTTGGTTGTAAATTGTGATAGGTGCACGTCTGTTCAAGAAGGCTCACATCGTGCCATTCGTCTTTTAAGTTATGCACCATggaaagtaaaacatatagGTGACAAGATACAAGCTAAATAAATCGTGTACAGACACATCTTTTAAATTGATAGACGTTCTCTaacacataaattataaaaagtaactGATGCAATAAGATGAAAGAATAACACGTAACTGACCAATCACACTCCATGCCATATCCCTTCTTCAACAACACTTCTGGAGCAATATAGTCTGGCGTACCCACAGTTGAAAATGCCTTGGAGCAGAAAACAGATGATTAAATCATGTACTAGAAAGCAATGAAACAGAAGTCACCAGTTACGACACAACTTAATGAGATCTATCGAGTGCCTTCCTATATAAAGAGAAGATGAACAGAAGGTTCCACGGAATTAATTACTAGACTAGATATTAGGAAAACTCTTCATATTAGAAGGTTCTCTGTATCTCTCTTTAACCCATATCAAATCTTAGATGGAAATATCAgctaataaaacaaatattagaaagaataaattaaaactcaaCCAAGCAATTTCTGAAAGAGGTTGCGACgaattacaaaacaaaaggaaTCCGTGCAACGTGTTCTCTCCTTATCTGATTGTCACAGAGCAAACATAACTAATGGACAAGGCCCTGATCCAATGGTTATAAAGGAAAAGGTTAGCCTCCAAATTCTTTTGACTTACCAACTTTCTCCTATTCATCTGCCAGTGTTGAAGTTGCTCACGAGGACTCCTCCAATTACTTCCATTTGCCGCATCAGGAAAGTGTCCATCAATGTCCATTGGCTCCCTTATATTCTCATCATCCATGGCTTCGTTCTCATTCACTGTAGATAAAGTTCTACAATCAAGTGGTTTGCAAAGACCAAAGTCTGAGAGCTTCATGTGACCATTCTTGTCGAGCAGAAGGTTGTCTGGTTTGATATCCCTAAAGAGGAAATGAGAAGAAAAGTGAACATGATAAAATTGATCTTCTATAACATTGAAGAGGGCCCAATTCTCCAGAAAAGTAAGTATCCAGACTCTAGTTCATTGAATATTAGATCATACCCacctatgaatataattatgctTGTGAATGGACTCAATGGCGAGCACACTTTGAGCAATGTAAAATTTAGCCACACTTTCAGAAAGCGTGTCTTCTCTCATCAGCAGAGTCATCATATCACCACCAGGGAGATACTCCATGATTAGGTATAAATACTCAGCATCTTGAAAAGAGTAATACAACTTAACTATGCAGTGGCTGGCCACTTCTGCCAACAGGTTCCTCTCTGCTCTAACATGTTCTACCTATGAAACAGAACAGTTTCAGATGTCAGTGCACAAGCACTTCCAGAAACTCAGAATGTGGGTAACCATGCCTCACCCACACAAGGAAAatgtaaatgaaaatatataaatatagatctctctctctctctctctctctctctctctctctctctctctctctctctctcgctctcgctctctctctctctcaatatatatatatatatatatatgacaccttttgaatttatgtaaaatgttGAAACCTTGAGAGAGTTGAAATTTCTCATTGGTCATAAGGAACCATGTAggaaaattcataaaagactaataagaaaaagaaaattctgcATGTTTGATCAATAAAGTCACCTGTCCTCTTGATACCATTTCAGATTTCTTCAACTTCTTCATGGCATAAATATTGCCTGATTTTTTCTCCCGGCATAACCGTACCTgtactttcaattttaatcagTAGCAGAGAGAGCAACCAAAAATACAGATAACTGCATATTCATCAGATGAAAGAAGAGGTCTATATCTGTTCGTGGGGAAGCTGGATTTGAAGTTGAGAATATAGTTTGATATACAAAGATGGcattaaaaattgcattttcatgaTCAGTAATATATTAGAAACCATTTTAAACTGCGAtggaaaaagataaagatgCTGCAAGTCACCAACCTCGCCAAAGGCTCCACGACCTATGATGGTTAGATGTTCAAAATCATCTACACATATCCTGTTCCTTCTCAGTCGCATAAACTCCGTTTCCTTTCGTTCTAAATCTTTAAGTAGATTTATCTGTTCCTCTTTGGGCACATCTGAAGATGCCAACTTTCTTTCTAGTATCCATCGCCTGgaatgaaaaacataaaagtttTGGGAATTTTTACAGCATAGCCAAATATCTggaaatgtaaatttaaagTAGAGTTGTTGGTTGAATGCTTTAGAAAACTTCAATGGTTTTGGCATAGACTTCAGAATTTACGTGAAACATGGAAAATCCGTcgtatttggataaaaaaggTCAGATTGGATATGGTTTCTCACTTCACACTCTACAAGTGGAAAAAACTAAAAGCAAAACACATGGGAGATATACATCACATTAGGATCCAAAAAGCCGCTATAAATGTCATCGCTCGCTTCCACTTCATGACCACAATGTAGTAAAAGGGGTGGCTAAAATTAATGTCTGATGGAGCTGACGTAATGAACTTTGTTGACAATCAGAAGAATTGCATGCCAAAATTTGGTTATTAATGTTCATAACTAATTAAGCCATACATGCTGTTCTAAATGTCCTTCAATTCTTTTAAAGTCGTGTAGAACTATTCATGCATAGAAAATCAGTTATAACAGATTACAACCAGCATAGACTCTTATAAATCTCAGTACCTTTTATGATATTAACTCACTTAAGTACATAGACTCTTCAAATTGAGCTCACTGCATCCATAAATCACTAGAAATGAAAtccttcaaattcaaataaattttcagaaggaaaaaaagaaaaagaaaaaggagcacacacacacacgcaaaAACACACATAAATTCACCATCTATACATGCATTGGATTGAGGAAAATTCGAATCAACCACAACTTTAACCGACTTACAGAATAAAAGTCCACAGGCcgaatttagaattaaaaaaaaaaaaaaaaaaaaaaaaaaactcgaaGCAGGCACTAGATCTTGTAAACGATGAACTTAAATCACAACGCGAACTAATTAGTTCAATTTTTACTATACTCGACTACATTTCTAAGTCAAAAAGTCGCCACAAATACAAGCACATAGCTCTTTGTTGatacacatatgtatattgtatttatctaTAACAATACCTCtcctttctttcttgtatGCTTTTCATCTGATTTTTGTAGTGATTCTCGATGAACTGTTTGGCAGCGGCCACTTTTTCCATTGTCAAACTTGAACCCAGAATTTCTTCTCCCCCCTTGTTATTATTTCCTTCTCCATCCATTTTCGCTTcccttctctctctagatTTCCGCTAAGTTTtcgttttctctctctaaactgtctgtgtatatatagacaATAGTTGTGTCACTGTGTGAGTGAGTGAGCGAGtgactgtgtgtgtgtgttttgtatTTATTGCAGGAGCGAGAAAGGGAAAACCTCAGCAGCCCCTCGGCGTCGTTTTACTTCATCAGCTCGTACTTTCGGAAGGATCCCCTACACTGCATAATTAGTGGCACCTTTCTGCTGAAAGTGATTGTACATCGACACTTTTGGGGCAATATTTaacacaaatattaatattgatgcCGCTTGCTatgcaattaatatatcttattattcattctgattttgtataaatttaataattttattttaaaaatacatctCGCTAGAGAGAGGGACTTTGAGACTTATAAATCACTCAAATTACTCGTTTGCAATCAACGTGGGACACTTACCTATATCAAATACAAATCTTAATAAGTGATTAATATTGACAACTacctataatatttttcatgtaattaCTCTAAAACTACACTTCacccttttatttataatattatcttatgttaaatttctcaataatattaaaaaataataattcaaaaaataatttgtgtctCGTTCTCTCTCTCATAACGAGAGCatcaattctaatttattataataaaagataaaaaattactataattattaattttcacaatCCAACAAGTTTCTTCTCTAAATAATAACTATCtatttggggaaaaaaaaaagagaaaacaaatattcaaacttattttataaaaattatagaatcaATAATACGTAagatttgaaagaaaaatacattccTTGGGTGGTTTCATATGAGCGATGTACAAGTTAAAAAATGACAGGGTGTAGGGAGAGCGGTTGTAGCGGATTGCTACCCGGGTCACAAAAAGGGTTGGATCTGGTGCAAATGACAGGTCCGCTCTAATCTGGACTGACTTGGCAGCtcccaattttttataagtttgtcTGTCTGATAagggttttattttattaatttatcgttttaaatttttcataataacaattatactTTGGAAAGGTGTCGAAATTACATTCAATAAACTATGCCACATAATGAACTATTAGTCATCTTATGAGATCAATGAGTAATTAATGGACTTAATTAGTGTTGCCAATATGGGTTACAGTCCACGACTCTAACCCAacccaattaattttgaatcgagctatttgaaatatttcaaaattaggTGTAATTAGACTCGACATATTTTGttatgtcttttaatataaactaaattttcaagagaaaaacaaaataaaaaggttgaaaaattcaatattgttGGATGAGCAAATTGTGaacattatttgaaaattgtgtATAGCAACTGGGGAAGGTTTGGCAGAGAATAcaagtcatatatatatatatatatatatcatgtttGACTTTAACTCATAATAATTGTCAATCTTCTCTACCACCAACATTGGCTAAAATGATTGCAATCCCTAATTTCCTGTTGCtctgaaatataatttagacttTTGACTCATTCTGATGGGAAAACAGTAATCTCACATTTCCTCTGTTTGAGAACAGAAGATGGTCAAGTGCTTAAGTTACACCACAAAAATCTCAATGACATTTGATGTTCAAGGGTTTGGACCAACTGAAATATAATAGATAGGATCCAAGGAAAACAACGATCCCAAAGTCTGGACGTTCGACGTCTATTTGTAGttttttgaagaacaataaTATAGGGGTTAGGGAGGAATATCGCCTACTATTCatgttaattttgatatttattgatttttaatgTGTATATCgaatgagaaattaatatttattgatttttaaagTGTATTCCGAATGAGAAAGCATTGATTGAGTTCGTGTTTATCCaagtcaagaaaaaaatatattttcaaacgAAATAAACGTGATAAACGCTCTACACCTAACAAATAATGGAAGAAGATTTGTTTATTGTTGTGGCACTTTTCATACATTTCCTACAATCATAGGTGAATGGTGTGAAGGGGATCTGTCTTAACTTCATTGTCAACAACATTCACACGGAATACACTGACTATCATGGTAAATGTAAAGTAGGACCTATAGATGGATGCAGATCAAAATTAGCAGTATGAGAAAGAATTCATCCAATGGCCACTAAAGCACAAAGCGATCATCAGCTAATTTGTCCTAAAACAGTAATCAAATGCCATAAAGTCGAtccgtttaataaatattgtggCTGTCATTTTCAGCACAAGAATGATCAAGGGATAATCTCTTTGTTCAGGGAGCCGGAAGCAGTATGATTCTTGCCGTTTGCTGAGTGAAACAGACTTAGGATACCTCAATGCACAACGGAAGATTTCATTTCATAAAtgagaattaaaataactaTTCATGGTTTTGAAAGTTTACAATACAATACAATTCTTGCAAGTATAACACTGCAATGGAACAGTTAGTCTTGAAACTAATGGAATTCACCTAAGTAACTGTCAATTGTAAAAACTGAACTAAATGTGCCTGTGATTTCTGTGTATGACTTCAGCCTACGAGACGATAATAAACATCAATTTGCCCAAGGGGAAAAGCACCTACCATGGAGAAACAGAGCCCCTTGAACAAATTGCCAACTGTGTATTGTACAAAGGTAGAACAGAAGATGTATAATGTCATTCTTCATTCTGGAATGAAGAGTGGAGAAGGCTTTCTTCAAATTATCCTAGGAAAGAAATGATGTGCCAGCATGGTTATGATGCAAGAGATTGTGAGCTATTGTATCTCTTGCCTTCATTGCGTTTGCCGATCTCAATCCAATCTCAGGAACCATCGCATCATCAATGAGTTCAAACTTAAGCGATGGATCCAAACGCTCCTCTCTCAACTCACATATGTTATGCAACACGCAGCATGCTCCGAGCACCACTGGCAAGTCTTGAAGTTTCACTTCAGTTCTTTTCTGCAAACAACCCCACCTGCCTTTCAATCTTGCAAAT includes:
- the LOC105164649 gene encoding serine/threonine-protein kinase tricorner isoform X1, which encodes MDGEGNNNKGGEEILGSSLTMEKVAAAKQFIENHYKNQMKSIQERKERRWILERKLASSDVPKEEQINLLKDLERKETEFMRLRRNRICVDDFEHLTIIGRGAFGEVRLCREKKSGNIYAMKKLKKSEMVSRGQVEHVRAERNLLAEVASHCIVKLYYSFQDAEYLYLIMEYLPGGDMMTLLMREDTLSESVAKFYIAQSVLAIESIHKHNYIHRDIKPDNLLLDKNGHMKLSDFGLCKPLDCRTLSTVNENEAMDDENIREPMDIDGHFPDAANGSNWRSPREQLQHWQMNRRKLAFSTVGTPDYIAPEVLLKKGYGMECDWWSLGAIMYEMLVGYPPFYSDDPMTTCRKIVHWRNHLRFPEDTKLSPEAKDLICRLLCDVEHRLGTGGAAQIKAHPWFADIEWDKLYEMEAAFKPEVNGELDTQNFMKFDELDPPTPTRSGSGPSRKMHLTPKDLSFVGYTYKNFDAVKALRYSSDHSRSTSPSRPSIDSIFGDSMGTQLRRGTPEETDVQMITSMDDDMSPQ
- the LOC105164649 gene encoding serine/threonine-protein kinase 38-like isoform X2, with translation MDGEGNNNKGGEEILGSSLTMEKVAAAKQFIENHYKNQMKSIQERKERRWILERKLASSDVPKEEQINLLKDLERKETEFMRLRRNRICVDDFEHLTIIGRGAFGEVRLCREKKSGNIYAMKKLKKSEMVSRGQVEHVRAERNLLAEVASHCIVKLYYSFQDAEYLYLIMEYLPGGDMMTLLMREDTLSESVAKFYIAQSVLAIESIHKHNYIHRDIKPDNLLLDKNGHMKLSDFGLCKPLDCRTLSTVNENEAMDDENIREPMDIDGHFPDAANGSNWRSPREQLQHWQMNRRKLAFSTVGTPDYIAPEVLLKKGYGMECDWWSLGAIMYEMLVGYPPFYSDDPMTTCRKIVHWRNHLRFPEDTKLSPEAKDLICRLLCDVEHRLGTGGAAQIKAHPWFADIEWDKLYEMEAAFKPEVNGELDTQNFMKFDELDPPTPTRSGSGPSRKE